The DNA window GAGCCAACCTGTAGAAAGACCCACCTTTGGATGAATGCGTATACATGTTGCGGGCCCGCCCTCGTGCTGCCTGCGGCTCATCCCGGGGCATGTGGCAGAACCGGGGCCCGAGGACGAGAACCCCGAACAGCACCCCGACCTGCTGCGCCCTCAGTCGCGGCGGCTGGAGCAGCGCGGGCGTGAACTTCAGACCCTGACCTTCGAGGCCGTGAGGCACGAGCGCGCCTAGAGAGGGAACGCCACCAGGACTCCTCGCCCTGACCGCCGCCCCGCTTCTCCCCACCGTGCGGCGGGTCGGGGCACTGTGACCGCGCGAGCGGCTGACCTCAGGATGCAGACGTGCGGCCCTCCGAACTGGTTCGTGTCCAGGTCCTGTACCTCGGCCATCAGCGGGCCTGGGCCTGGTCACCTCCCCGGAACATCCCGAGATTCGGGTCGGAGCGCTGGCCCTGACCATGCCCACCCAGCCACCGGACGTGCTGATCCCCGTGCTGTTCTCCTCCGGAGGGCAACTCTACCGGGCCGACTACTCGCCCCTGCGCGGGGACGCGGATGAGGCCGAGCGGATCTACTTCATCGGGCGAAAGGTCGGCTGGTGGGTCCCCGACGACGAGGGGCCGCGGCGGACCGCCGTTGAAGCGTCTGTCCGCACGGCGGCACCCGGGGGGAGCGAAAGGAGACGGAAGAAAACCTCCGGCCAGGCCGCCGCTCAGGCAGCCACCCAGCCGAAGGTCTTCTGGCCTGTCCCGCTCAGCGCTCGACGGTGTAATTCCAGACCAGTGCAGTACCCGACTGGCCCTTGGCGAACATCTGGGAAAAGGGCGTGGCGGTCACGCGGTGGTCGCCGGGCGAGAACACGCTGGCGTCGCAGGCGTAGTAGTTGCCCTTCTTGCCGTTGCTGAAGCGGCCGTCCACGCACAGGGCGAAGGGGGCCTCGTTCTCCAGCACGGTCTTGCCGTTCCCCAGGTTGAAGCGTACGCTGCCCACCCCGGAGGCGACGTTGGCGCGCACGTTCAGGTGGCGGGGCAGGGCCGAGAGCCGCAGGCGGGCGCCCGCCGGGATGGGATCGTAACCGGGCACGGGCTTGTCGGTGTCGGCGTCGATCAGGGTCAGGCTGGTGACGGCCGGTCCCTTGGCGGGAGCAGGCGTCTGCGCCGCCGGACGCACAACCGTGAAGTTCAGCAGCAGGCCCGTGCCCGCCGTCCCCTTGCCGTCCGCCGCCGTGTAGGGCGTCACGGTGATCTGGCGGGTGCCGGGGGTGAAAACGCCCGCCGGGCAGGCGGTGTAGTCGTTGCCGGTGCCACGGTCGCCACACAGGGCGAAGGGGGCGGTGTTCTCCTGGTGATAGTTCGCGTTGCCGTCGAGCCCGAAGCGCACGCTGCCCACCGTGCCCACCGTGTTCGCCCGCAGGCTGAGGTTGCGGGGCAACCTGGAGAGATCGAGCGTGGCGGCGGGTGGGATCGGGTCGTAGCCGGGCACCGGCTGGTTGGTGTCCGCGTTGATCAGCGTGACGCCGCTGATGCTGGGCCCGGTGGGATTCACGATCAGGCTCTGCGCCTTCACCTGAGCGGCAGCGGGGGCGGAGAGCGGGGTCAGGGTGCCGAGCGCGAGCAGCGCGAGGGCGGGACGGGTCAGGGACAGTGCAGTCATGGGGCTCCTTTGGGGCGGGTCAGGGGAACACACCTGTTCCTGACCGCCGTGTCACCGTGATCTACCGGGCCAGGATGACGCCCGGCTGACGGGCGCCCACATGTTCTCCTCCTTTTCGAGCCGGAAGCTTTGACCCAACCTTCCGGCTCGGCTCATGCCCCTGGAAGGCACGGGACCCGGGAGCGGGCAAGGCCGGAGTCAAGCCCTGGCTCCCCGAAGCGCCTTACCCCGGCAGGTTGAACGTCAGCGTGGTGCCCCGCCCGGGATCGCTCTCGACCTCCAGCTCACCACCCGCGAGGGCCACCCGCTCGCGCAGCCCGAGCAGGCCCAGGTGCCCCGCCTGCGCCTGCGCCTGCGCCTGCCCCGCCGTGAAGCCCTGGCCGTCGTCGGTGACGGCCACCCGCACTCCGCCCTGCTCGAAGGCCACCCGGATGGCGGCGGAGCGGGCGTGGGCGTGCTTGTCCACGTTCGTCAGGGCTTCTTGCGCCAGCCGGAACACGGTGAGTTCCAGCGCGGGCGCCAGGCGGCGCTCGGCCCCGCTGACCTCCAGCCGGGTGTCGGTCTGCGCCTGCCCCGCGAGCCATTCGAGCGCGGGCAGGAGGCCCAGGTCGTCCAGCACGCTGGGCCGCAGGTTGCGGGCGAAGCGGCGCACGCTCTCGATGGCGGCGTTCAGGTCGCCCAGGATGTCGTCGGCCCGCTCGCGCTGCGGCCCGTCCAGGTCCCGGGCCAGGCGGGCGACCCGGCGCGAGGTGGCGATCAACACCTGCGCGGTGTCGTCGTGCAGCTCGCGGCTGATGCGGCGCCGCTCCTCCTCCTGCGCCTGGGTAAAGAGGGTGAGGTACGTCCGCAGCTCAGTCTGGCGGCTGGTCGCGGCCTCCAGCGCCTGGCCGCGCCGCTGGATCTCGGCGGCGAGCGTCTGGAGTTCGGAGAGGTCGCGGGCGACGGTCAGGACACTCTGAACTGTGCCGGAAGGGGACGCCCCGGCCTGCCGCACGGCGCTCAGGCGCACCTCCAGGCGGTGCGGCCCCACCTCGATCTCCGCGCGGCCCCCGGCGGGGCGGACGCGGGCGGCGTCCCAGGCGGCGTGCAGGGCGCCCCGGGTGGCGGGCGTGGGCAGGGTGAGCAGGTTCGACCCGACCAGCGGCCCGGTCAGCGGGGCGAGCAGCCGGGTCGCGGCGGGGTTGGCATAGGTGACCGTCCCGGCCGGGTCGGCGCTCAGGATCAGGTCGTGCGCCCCCTCGGCGAGCTGGCGGTAACGGGCCTCCTCGCGCGCCAGGGCCGAGAGCAGCCGCTCGCGGGTCAGCGTCAGCGCGAGCTGGTCGGCCACGCTGCGGGCCAGGCCCAGCACCCGGTCGCTCGGCGGCTCGGTGCCGGGGTCGTCGGCGTACAGGAAGCCCAGGAGGTGGTCGGGCCCGTCCCCACCCGGGTCGCCGCGCAGGGGGACGATCAGGGCGCTGCCCGCGACCGGCAGGGCGTGGCGCCGGGTGAGCGGCCGCGGCCCCCGCCCGAGTTGCCCCAGCAGCGAGGCGAGTTCGGCCGCGGGGGGCGAGTGCAGGTTGAAGGTCGCGCAGCGCGTCACCTCGCCGCCCTCCCCCGTCAGGGCGATCAGGCCGCGCCCGGCATTCAGGGCCAGGGTGGCGAGCCGGGCAACCTCCGCCAGCGTCCGGTCACTCTGGTCCTCGCCCAGCAGCCTTCCGACGTTGAGCAGCACGGCGGCCTCGCGCTCGCGGCGCAGTTCCTCCTCGTACAGCCGGGCGTTCTCGATGGCGAGGGAGGCCTGCGCGGCGAACACCTCGGTGAGGGCGAGGTCGTCGGCGTCGAGCGGCAGCGGTTCTTTCCAGTACAGGGTCAGCGCCCCGAACACCGAGGCGCGGGTGCCCAGCGGGAGGCCGATCACGCCGCGATAGGGGTAGCGGCCCTGCGCGAGCAGTTGCCGGGTGTAGCGGCTCCCCCCGCCCAGGTGCGCGGTCGTGAGGTCGCGGGCGGCCACGAGTTCCCGGCGCTCGACCGCGCGCCCAGTCACGCCCGCCCCCACCTTCGCGCGCACCCGCAGGACGTACTCGCTGGGCAACCCGACCGCGTTGCGGATGGTGAGCGTCCGCCCGTCAGGTTGCAGCTCGTACACCCCCGCCGCGTCCGCCCCGAAGAGCGCGGTGGCCCGCTCCAGCACCCGAGAGAGCGTGTCGCTGAGGTGCAGGCTCCCCGCCAGCGCCGCCCCCGCCTCGCGCAGCGCCTCGGCGGCCTCGCGCTTGCGGGTCTCAGCCCCGTACAGCCGCGCGTTGTCGATGGCGAGGCTGGCCTGCTCGGCCAGGGCCAGCACCAGCCAAGTGTCGTCCTCGCTCGCCCGCGCGCCCGGCGAGCGGCTGTCCACGTACAGGACGCCCAGCGGCTTGCCCCGCGCGCTGAGCGGCGCAATCAGGGCCACCTCCGGGGCGAGTTCCGAGAGCCCCGCTCCCAGCGGCGACGCCGAGTCCCGCGCCCGCTCGTACAGGATCACCTCGCCACGCCCGATCAGGCGGCTGAACGACACCGGCCCCACGGCGATCCCGCCCCCAAAGGCTTCGTCGAAGCCGTACGTGAACACCTCCCCGGTCTGCGCCCCATCCTCGCCCACCTCGCTGAAGAGGCCCACAAAGGCCCGCCCGAAGCCCAGCGCGATGGCCGCACTCTCGGCAGTCGCGGTCAGCACCTCCGGCAGGTTCAGGCTCCCCCCCAGCCGCCGCACGAGCTGCTCGACCGTCTCGGCCACCCGGCCCCGCCCGCGCCGCACCTCGCGCGCCTGCACACCCTCCAGCGCCAGCGTGAGCAGCGGCGTGAGCCCCGCCAGCGCCTCCACTCCCTCGGGGTCCGCCCCCACGAACTCCAGCACCCCCCCGCCGAAGGGCAGGCAGGCCAGCATCCCCTCCGAGACGGGCCGCCCCTCCGCCAGCGCGCGCGCCGCCAGCGTCCCGTCACTCAGGCCCAGCCCCCGCCCCTCCTCGCCCACCACCGAGAGCGAGCCGCCCTGCACGGCCCAGACCTGAACGCCATGTGCCCGCACCGTCCGGCAGGCGAACGCGGCCAGCGCCGCCCCAAACGCCCGCACAGTGGGCGCCGCGCTGAGGTCGGGCGGAAAGGGGGGCAGGGTCATGGGGGAGACTTCAGAAGTCATAACGGGGTTAGTCAGATGCTAGAGCTTTGGAGGGCAGGCTGGGGCCTGCCACCCCCCTCCCGACCTCCCCCGCAACACCGCTCAAGCTTTAGCCCTCTTAAAACCGTCTCTTGTGGACGGCCAATCCCACCCCTCGGTTCGCTCTCGCACGGCCTTCACCCCGCCTTGCTCGCGCAGCGAGACGGTGGGCATGCGACTCGGATATCGGCAAGATCAGACCTTACGGGCAGAGGAAGGCGACCACGGGCGCGACGGGCGAGCCCCTTGCCGAACGCAGTGCCACTCCCCCCTACCCTCCACTGGGGGCAGGGGGGGTGGGGGCAAACTGAGGCAAGACACCCTGCCCCCAAACCCCCTCCCTCACAACGTCTTCGGATCAATCCACCCCCGCTTGATCCCGTACAGCACCGCCTCCGTCCGGCTCCCCACCCCCAGCTTGGAAAAGATGTTCGCCAGGTGAACCTGCACCGTCCGCGGGCTGATGTCCAAGTCCCGCGCGATCTCCTTGTTCGTCCGGCCCGTCGCCGCCACCCGCAGCACCTCCAGCTCCCGGGGGCTGAGCGCGTCCTCCGGCGGCGTGGGCGTCTGCTGCGTGCTGAACCGCTCCAGCACCTTGCGGGCGACGGAAGGGTGCAGCGCACTCTCCCCCGCCGCGACTGCCCGCACCGCCCCCAGCAGGTCGTCCTCCGAGGTGTTCTTCAGCAGGTAGCCCGCCGCCCCCGCCTCCAGCAGGGCGAAGACGTAGGCGTCGTCGTCGTAGCTCGTGAGGACGAGGACGCCGACACCGGGCATGAAGCCCTTGATCGCCCGCGTGGCCTCAATGCCGTTCATGCCGGGCATGGAGACGTCCATCAGGATCACGTCGGGGTTCAGCGCCCGGGCCTGGCGGATGGCCTCCTCGCCGCTGTCGGCCTCGCCGATGACATGCAGATCGGGCTCGTTCTCCAGCAGCTCGCGGGTGCCCTTGCGAACGACGGGGTGGTCGTCCACCAGGAGCAGCGTGATGGGCCGGGTGCCCTCGGGAGACGTGTCAGTGGGATGATGCATAGGGGCAGGATACCCGCCGGAATGCAGAAGGGCCGCCCCCACGTGGAGAGGCGGCCCCGGGAAGCGGGGGCTTCAGGACTTGCTGAGGTCCTTCCACAGCGTGCCGGTGCGGAAGGCGAGCATGGGGTTGAAGGTGTCCTCGCTGATGCCCCTCAGGTTGTCGCGGTAGGCCAGGATGCCGGGGTTGCTGGGGAGCAGGATGTAGTAGGCCTGCTCCTGGGCGCGCTCGGCGATCTTCGTGTACAGCTCGTTGCGCTTCTCGGTATCGCTCGTCGAGCGGGCCTCCTGCACCCACCCATCAAGCTGCGGGTCGGTGAAGCCCGCACGGGGGTGGTAGAACCCCTCCGAGGAGTACATGGTGTGGACGAAGTTGTCCGGGTCGGCGTAGTCGGGCGCCCAGCCGGTCATGATCAGGATTTCCTTGCCCGCGTCGCCGTCCTGGATGATCTCGCTCCACTGCTTGCTCACCAAGTTGACCTTGAACTTCGGGTTGATGGCCTCGATGTTCTTCTTCAGCAGCTCCATCGCGGTCTGCATGGAGACGCTGCCCGCCCGGTAGGTGGCGTTGATGGTGAAGCCGTTCTCCCAGACCTGCCCGCCCCACGCCTGCTGGAAGGCGGCCTTGGCGGCGTCGAGGTCGAACTTGGGCGCTGCGAGGTCCGAGTCGTAGCCGGGGAAGGTCTCGGGGAGCAGGAAGTTGCGGGGCTCGCCCTTGCCGCCCTGCACCTCCTTGATGTAGGTGGGCACGTCGAAGGCGGCCACGAAGCCCTTGCGGACGTTGAGGTCGCTGAAGAAGTTGGCGGGGATGCCCTGCCCGTCGAGCTTGCCGCTGCCCAGCCGGTCGGTGCCCTTGATGGCCTCGTTCATGAAGATGCCCCAGGCGCCGGTATCGGGCAAGTTGTCGACGACCGCCACACCGGGCTTGCCCTTGAGCTGCTCCTCGACCACGGGGCGTGTCCCGGCCTCGATCAGGTCGGCGTCGCCCTTCAGGAACGCCTGGATGCGCGCGGCGGCCTCGGGCACGATCTGAATCACCACGTTCTTGATCTTGGCCTTGTCGCCCCAGTAGCCGTCAAAGGCTTCGGCGCGGAAGGCGGTCGCGTCCTTGCTCACGAAGCGGTAGGCGCCCGTGCCGCTGGGGTCCTGCGAGAGCGGGCTGCCGGTCAGGTCCTTGCCCACAGCGGCCTTCCAGGTGGCCTCGGTGCCGTCCCACTCGCCGATCTCCTTGGCGTGCTGGGAATCCACGATGCCCTGGCCGATGTACGCCAGCTTGGCGAGGAAGGCGGGGTCGGCCTTCGGCAGGCTGAACACCAGCGTCTCGCCGTCGCACTTCACGGCAGTGCTGATCTTGGCCCAGGTGACCGACTGGTCGTCGTTCGCGTTGCTGGGGGTGCCCAGCAGGCTTTCGGACAGGAACCAGTTGCCGCTGCTGCTGGTGTTCGTCACGAGGTTGCGGCGGAAGGTGTACTCGGCATCCGCACACTTGAAGTCGTTGCCGCTATGGAACTTCACGCCGTCGCGCAGGGTGAAGCGGTACGTCTTGCCATCGTTCGAGATGTCCCACTTGGTCGCGAGCAGGGGCTGAAGCTCGGTCAGGCTGCTTCCCTTGTACGTCACCAGCGTCTCGTACAGGTTCTCGACGGCCTGGCCGCTGGCGGTGTCGTAGCTCGTGCCGGGGTCGAGGGTTGGGATGTCGGCGCTCTCCTGCACGACGAGGACCGAGTTGGCGCCGGACGACGTGCTCGTGCTGCC is part of the Deinococcus apachensis DSM 19763 genome and encodes:
- a CDS encoding GAF domain-containing protein is translated as MTLPPFPPDLSAAPTVRAFGAALAAFACRTVRAHGVQVWAVQGGSLSVVGEEGRGLGLSDGTLAARALAEGRPVSEGMLACLPFGGGVLEFVGADPEGVEALAGLTPLLTLALEGVQAREVRRGRGRVAETVEQLVRRLGGSLNLPEVLTATAESAAIALGFGRAFVGLFSEVGEDGAQTGEVFTYGFDEAFGGGIAVGPVSFSRLIGRGEVILYERARDSASPLGAGLSELAPEVALIAPLSARGKPLGVLYVDSRSPGARASEDDTWLVLALAEQASLAIDNARLYGAETRKREAAEALREAGAALAGSLHLSDTLSRVLERATALFGADAAGVYELQPDGRTLTIRNAVGLPSEYVLRVRAKVGAGVTGRAVERRELVAARDLTTAHLGGGSRYTRQLLAQGRYPYRGVIGLPLGTRASVFGALTLYWKEPLPLDADDLALTEVFAAQASLAIENARLYEEELRREREAAVLLNVGRLLGEDQSDRTLAEVARLATLALNAGRGLIALTGEGGEVTRCATFNLHSPPAAELASLLGQLGRGPRPLTRRHALPVAGSALIVPLRGDPGGDGPDHLLGFLYADDPGTEPPSDRVLGLARSVADQLALTLTRERLLSALAREEARYRQLAEGAHDLILSADPAGTVTYANPAATRLLAPLTGPLVGSNLLTLPTPATRGALHAAWDAARVRPAGGRAEIEVGPHRLEVRLSAVRQAGASPSGTVQSVLTVARDLSELQTLAAEIQRRGQALEAATSRQTELRTYLTLFTQAQEEERRRISRELHDDTAQVLIATSRRVARLARDLDGPQRERADDILGDLNAAIESVRRFARNLRPSVLDDLGLLPALEWLAGQAQTDTRLEVSGAERRLAPALELTVFRLAQEALTNVDKHAHARSAAIRVAFEQGGVRVAVTDDGQGFTAGQAQAQAQAGHLGLLGLRERVALAGGELEVESDPGRGTTLTFNLPG
- a CDS encoding ABC transporter substrate-binding protein; its protein translation is MTIHTSRTRPLGLIALTTLALTLAACDKPNANKDTGSSGTTASTSTDSTGSTSTSSGANSVLVVQESADIPTLDPGTSYDTASGQAVENLYETLVTYKGSSLTELQPLLATKWDISNDGKTYRFTLRDGVKFHSGNDFKCADAEYTFRRNLVTNTSSSGNWFLSESLLGTPSNANDDQSVTWAKISTAVKCDGETLVFSLPKADPAFLAKLAYIGQGIVDSQHAKEIGEWDGTEATWKAAVGKDLTGSPLSQDPSGTGAYRFVSKDATAFRAEAFDGYWGDKAKIKNVVIQIVPEAAARIQAFLKGDADLIEAGTRPVVEEQLKGKPGVAVVDNLPDTGAWGIFMNEAIKGTDRLGSGKLDGQGIPANFFSDLNVRKGFVAAFDVPTYIKEVQGGKGEPRNFLLPETFPGYDSDLAAPKFDLDAAKAAFQQAWGGQVWENGFTINATYRAGSVSMQTAMELLKKNIEAINPKFKVNLVSKQWSEIIQDGDAGKEILIMTGWAPDYADPDNFVHTMYSSEGFYHPRAGFTDPQLDGWVQEARSTSDTEKRNELYTKIAERAQEQAYYILLPSNPGILAYRDNLRGISEDTFNPMLAFRTGTLWKDLSKS
- a CDS encoding response regulator encodes the protein MHHPTDTSPEGTRPITLLLVDDHPVVRKGTRELLENEPDLHVIGEADSGEEAIRQARALNPDVILMDVSMPGMNGIEATRAIKGFMPGVGVLVLTSYDDDAYVFALLEAGAAGYLLKNTSEDDLLGAVRAVAAGESALHPSVARKVLERFSTQQTPTPPEDALSPRELEVLRVAATGRTNKEIARDLDISPRTVQVHLANIFSKLGVGSRTEAVLYGIKRGWIDPKTL